Part of the bacterium genome is shown below.
TTTTCAGTCCCTCGTTCCGCAGGAGGTGAAACACTGATGCCATCGCCCCGCCCCCGCCGCCTCCGTGACAAGGTCATCGCCATCGTCGGCCTCGGCCAGATCGGCGGCTCGATCCTCAAACGCCTCGCGCCGCACCGTCCCGCCATCACCCTCCTGGCCCATGACCGTGACCGCCGTCTCGCCGGCGTCTGCGCGCGTTACGCGCTCTGGGTCAGCCACCTGGAGGATCTGGCGCAGGAGGCCGATCTGATCATCCTCGCTATTCCGGTGCCCGGCATCATTCAGACCATCGATGCCCTGGGTCGCATCGGCGCGCGCCGCAACCCGAAACCGCTGCTGCTTGACACCGGCACGGTGAAGTCCGTCGTCGCGAAAGCCGCCGCGCGCCGGCGCGCCGAGTTTGATTACATCGGACTCCATCCGCTCGCCGGCGCCGAGCAAGGCGGGTGGGATGCGGCGCAGGCAAAACTCTTCGTCGATCGCACCATCGTCTACACGCCG
Proteins encoded:
- a CDS encoding prephenate dehydrogenase, translated to MPSPRPRRLRDKVIAIVGLGQIGGSILKRLAPHRPAITLLAHDRDRRLAGVCARYALWVSHLEDLAQEADLIILAIPVPGIIQTIDALGRIGARRNPKPLLLDTGTVKSVVAKAAARRRAEFDYIGLHPLAGAEQGGWDAAQAKLFVDRTIVYTPPRPRREHEARELIALLGGVPLAMTADAHDRYVAEAIGLPHLLAFAAQGMGGENPLRAGSWASLTRVAASDPEMVAGFLRANAAAQRRALRTFERQLARLKTALGARSEKSLVKLLSQRQREGE